The sequence CTCTCGGCGGATTTCATCCTCAAAGTCCAAGCGCATTTCCAATACTGCGTTGCCTATCATGCGAAGTCATCCCTCATCGCAACCGAGGTCAAGGTGCTCGTGAAGGTTTGAGTGTCGTGGTGCCGGATGGCTTGGCGGACAGGGAGATCAGCCCTCGATGCCGGTTTCCCTGATCCATTCGCGGCCTTCTTCGGAGTCGCGGAAGAGGACGACGGGGACGTTGCGGACGCCGACGCGGGTGCCGCGCCTTTCCTCCTTGCGGGTGATGATGATGAGCTCGTCGCACTGGCTGAAGGCGTAGGGGATGTTGCCGGAGGACATGGAGAACATGCCCTGGAGATCGAGTTCCGCCATGGCCTGGAGGCAGTTCTGGATGCGCTCGCCGGAGAGCTTTGAGAAGGCCTCGTCGATGGGGACGAGGGCGAGCGAGGGCTCCTTGCGGCGTGCTTCGTGGCGGTTGTAGGCGTGCAGGTAGCTGGCGAGGATGGCGACGAAGTACGGGCTCTGGTTTTCACCTCCGGACATTTTTCCGCTCTGCTTATCGACGCTCACCGGCTTGCCATCGGGATCGCGGATGTCGGTGACGAGCAGGTCGTAGTCGAAATACTGGCGGTAATCCAACAGCCGCGCGGCCTCCGGGCTGTTGGCGTTCTGGACGAGGGTTTTGAGGAAAACCTGGAGCGCGTCCTTCAGCTCGCCGCCCATGCTGGCGAAGAACAGCTCGTCCTCGTGGTGCAGGGCGTTGAGGTCGATAAGCTCCCGGTAGATGCGGAAATCAGGGTTCGGTTTCTTGTCGATCCGGTAGCGGTCGTGGCCGATGGGGCGCTTGAGCTGGTGGTTGAGCAGGGAGATGATGTTCTCCACGTTCTTGATCGCCTGCTGCATGCGGCTGAGCACCTGGGTGCGGAACAGCGATTCCCAGCGCTTGCGCTCGGCGGCGGACTTTTTCTCGAACTTGGGGATGTCCGCGTGCTCGATGGCGGCGAGGATTTTCTCGTAGGGCGCGGTGTCGCTGCCGTCGTCCGGGAGGTCGTCGAACTTGGGGTGGAAGGCGTTCTTGAAATCCAGCATCGCGACCTTGAGATCGCCGATGGTCTGGGTGGCGAGCAGCTCGGCGGCGGCGGCGGCTTTCGTGAACTCCCGGGCGCGGACATCGGCGGCGTGGTGGAAATCGATGGCCTCCTGCTTCCATGAAAGGTAGCGCTCGTGGTGCAGGTGGACGTCGATGCGTAGCTTGGTTCTCGAGAAATCATCCTCGCGGCGGGAGGCTTCCTCCTGTCGATCGGCCAGGTCTTTCTCGGCTTGGGAAATCTCGCGGTGTCCGCCTTTGCGCAGGATCGATTTTTCCTCGGTGGCCCATGCGGCGGCTTGTTCCTTGAGTTCGTTGATCTTGTCCTCCAGCTCGACGAGCTTGTCGTTGGCGATGGCGTTGATCTGGGTCATCAGCGCTTCGTGATCCGCCTGCTTGCGTGGCAGTTCCTCGACACGCACCAGCTCGGCGGCGACGTTGGCGTGATCCGGGATGGCTTTCTCGCGGGCGTCGAGGAGGCGGTCGATCTCGCGCTCGATGGGTTCGAGGCGGCGGAGCTTCGCTTCGATTTCGGCGAGGCGCAGGGTCTTGATTTCGAGCTGACGTTTCAGGCCGTTCTCGCCGATGAACGGTGTGCCGTCGTAGGCGAGCGGGCGGGTCAGGATGCCATCGCGCTTGATCAGGCCATCGGGGCGGATGGCGGATTCATGGCCGGACATTTCCTTGGAATCCGAGACGCGGATGAGGTGGCCGAAGGCTTGGTCGATGAAGGCGCGGGCGACGGGATCGCTGCAATCGAAGACTTCCGCGAGGGATTTTTTCTCCGGCTTCGGTTTTGAGGAAAGCAGATGGGCGGAGTCGATCAGGCTTTGCGGGCCGGCTTTCGCGAGGTCGTGGGCGCTGAGCTGGTCGAGGATTTTCGCGGCGCTGTCGTGCTGCTCCGGGGAGACGATGACGGCGAATTTTTCCGCAAGGGAGACCTCGGCGGCGGGTCGCCAGGTCTCGTCATTGATTTCGCAAAGCTCGCGCAGGGCGCGGGGCGGGGTCTCGCCGGGGGTGAGCGGGAGGGCGTCGCGGAGGGCTGTTAGAAAGGGCTGGGGGACGGGTGGGAGGCCGCGTTTCAGGGAATCGATCTGGGTGTCGAGCGCGGATTTTTCCGAGCGGAGCTGGCGCAGTTCCTCGGCATCGGAGCGGAAGCGGTCGCGGAGTTCGCGGCAGAGCTTGTTGGCGGCATCGGCGAGGAGGCCGAGGGTATTGGAGGTTTCCTCGCGCTCGCAGCCATCGAGGACTTTGATCGCGTCTTCCAGAGGGCTGGTGAAAACCTTCGGCTCCACGGGCGCCTTCGCCATTTCCTCCATCCACTTGCGGGCGTCCCTCAGGCGGCTGCCTATGCCGCTGTCGATCTTGGTGGAAATGACGCGGAGGCGGTCGATTTCCTCCTCCAGCTTGCGGATGCGGGCGGCGAGGTCGTTGTAGAGGCGGCCTTCGCTGGATTCGTTCAGCAGGGCGGTGAGCTGCTCGCGCTGCTCGGCGGCGTTTTTCATCTGCTCGCCCAGCTCGGTGAGGCGGGCTTCGTCATCGGCGAAGTCGGCGCGGAGTTTTTCGAGGCGCTCGGCGTGGAGGCGGACGGCTTCGCTACTATGTTCGTAGTGGTTTTCGGCGGCGAGGTAGGTGGCGACATCGCGGTCGCGCTCCGCGGTGCGCAGGGTTTCCGAGAGCCGGCGGACGGAGAGGAGTCGGTCGAGCTGGTTGCGGAGATCGCGGAGTTCGCGCTCGTAGGACTCGAAGTCGCGGAAGCTGGAGATCACGTCATCGACGGGCACGGCCTCGTTGGGCAGGACGAACTGGCGGCAGAAGTCGTCGAAGCTCTTGAGGTTCGTGAACGACATGGCGCTGGGCAGCAGCCGTTCGAGCACGTCCTTGTTGAAATTGAGGTGGGAGGGGTTCGCCATGTCGCGCAGGTATTCGCGCGAGGAGGTGAAGATCCGCCCGCCCTTGGATTCGATCATCGCCTTGAACTCGGCGAGCGAGCTGGTGCGGGATTTCCCGTCCTCCGGGGAAATGGAGAGGAAATCCTCGCGCTCCAGGGGTGCGGGGCAGAAGAAGGGGGTGGAGAAACCGTCGTTTTCCGAGGTGTTGCGGAACTCGAAGCGGATGCCCCAGGTTTCAATCCGCGATCCGTCCGGCCATGTGAATTCCGCGCCGATGTAGGTAACGACGCCCTTGTCGTGGAAATATTGCGGCTGGCCGTTTTCCTCGCGTTTCGTATCGAGCAGGCAGTAGCCCTTGATCGTGCGGTCGCTGCGCCCGCCGGTGGCGGAGCGGTTGAAGTGGTGGCGCGCGCGCTCCGGGCCGACGAGGACGAGCATGAGCAGGTCCATCAAAATGGATTTCCCCGATCCGGTGACACCGGCGAGGACGAGGTTGCCCTTGACCGGGAGGCTGTCGCGGTAGCCGTACCAGTTGAGCGCGTGGATCTTGGAAAGCTGGATGGCGCGGCTCATGCGTTTTCCTCCTCTACTGTGTCCGTAGTAATTACATCGTCGGCGGAGAAAGCGGATGCGGCGGCCGTCCAGTCGGCGAGTTCGCGGAAAGGCACGACGCGGCGGATGGCGGGGAGGACTTCGATGCCGGATTCCTCGAAGGGTTCGGCGGGTTCGAAGCGGATGAGGTTGAAGCGGGCTGCTTGGCGGAGGATTTCCTGCATGCGTCCGCGCGGGAAGACGCCGATGGCATCCGGGATGAGCTGGTCCTGGATGAGGCCGTTGAGTTCAGCGACGGAGAGGAAAGCCTGATCCTGGCCTTCATCGCGCCAGCGGACATCGCCCGCATACCAGAGGGCGAGCCAGATGAGGGTGGCGTCTTTCGGAAGTTTCAGGCGGAGCGCGCCGCTGGTGGGGATGGCTTGGATGAGGCGCTCCTCGTGGACGATCAGCACCTCAAGCCCGGCGAGGGCGGCGGCTTCCTTGACCCACTCGAAATACTGGCGGCACCAGTGGTAGAGGGCGGACTTCGAGTTTTCCAAACCGGTGATGGAGCCGGTTGCGAGGAGCTCCTGGAGGGCTTCGCCGAGGCGTGCGCGCTCGCCCTCCGGGAGGGTGATGAGGCCGGGGGATTCGGTGATTTCGGGTTCTAGATTCAAAATGAAGAGTTTTTTAGCCACGGATGGCACGGATGATCACGGATCGGGTTGAAATCCTCGACTCTTGGAACTGCAATTCCTTATCCGTGTTTATCTGTGTCATCCGTGGTTAAAATTCCTAGAGGTGTTGGTCATTTCTTGATAATGGAGAAACGCTCAATCTGGCAACCTTCGAGGGTATCGAGGGGCGGGATGGTGGTTTCTGCGGAGAGGCGGTCGGGTTCCAGGCGGTAGCGGGCTTCGGCGGATTCGGCGTGGAGGAGGAGTGAAATGAGGTCGGTGAAGCCGCTTTCGCCGGAGATGGCGAGATCGGCGCTGGCGATGCGGGCGCCTTTCGCTCCGGCGAGGATTTCACGAAAGGTGTTGGCGCGCTGGACGGTGAGGGAATCGCGGAGGGCTTTTCCCATGCCGGCTTTTCCGGCTTCGCGGTCGCCATCGTCGGCGGTGTCCTCGAAGGCATCCTGCTCGATGGAGGCGCGGCGGACGGGCGGGGAGTAGAGGAATCGAGGCCCGGCGGGGAGCTTGACGGCGGGCAGGCGGAAGTCCGGCAAGTCTAGTAGTTCGGAGGCGCTTTGGGATACGCGTTTCCCGGCCATGAGGCGGTTGACGGTTTCGAACATGGCCTTGATCTCGGTGCGGCGCTCGCCGGTGACGTCCTGGAGGTAGCGGAAACGGGAGAGCGAGCGGCGGGTGAAATCGGCGGTGCGGCGGTCGATCTCATCGGCCATGGGCAGGACGCGTTCGACGAGGGCGATGAGTTCGTCGAGGGCGTTGAGCACGGTGCAGCGGGCGGTTTCCGCAGACATCGCGGGATGGCGGCGGAGGACTTCGGTCTGCATTTCCGAAAGGGTGGCGGAGCAGCCCATGAGGCGGTTCGCGATGCGGTTGACGGCTTCCGGCAGGCGCAGGGGGAGGCGGGCGCGGACGAGCTCCGCGTAGCAGGCGTGGGAGATCTGTTCGGAGTAGTCGTCGAAAACGGTCTCGAGGTTCCCTTTGAGCGTCTCCTCCTCAAGCTGGCGGCGGGTGAGGCGCTGGACGGATTTCTGCATGGCGCGGAGTTCGTTCAGGCCTTCGCGGACGCTGGAGAGGCAGTTTTCCACCGTCTGCCAGGGGCGCTCGGAAAGCTCCGTCTCATCGACGAGCATG comes from Akkermansiaceae bacterium and encodes:
- a CDS encoding DUF4194 domain-containing protein: MNLEPEITESPGLITLPEGERARLGEALQELLATGSITGLENSKSALYHWCRQYFEWVKEAAALAGLEVLIVHEERLIQAIPTSGALRLKLPKDATLIWLALWYAGDVRWRDEGQDQAFLSVAELNGLIQDQLIPDAIGVFPRGRMQEILRQAARFNLIRFEPAEPFEESGIEVLPAIRRVVPFRELADWTAAASAFSADDVITTDTVEEENA